The genomic interval AAACGTTCGTGCCGGCCGTCGCCCGCGGCACCTGGCAACCGAACCGACGGTGACGTTCAGGCCAGCATGTCACGCCTTCAGCGCAAAATTTGCAAGCTGCTTGCAGATTATCTGCAATGCCCTGCGCGGCACCCCGTCTTCAACGGTGCCGGTGACATAAGCGCATCCGCAAAAAGAAGCCCCCCCCCGAAAGAAAGGCGTGCTCAGCTGCGCGCTGCACAGTTGCCGGCCCTGGTTTCGCCACACTGACGGCAGCCCCGTTTTACAGGTGCCAGCCGCTGCGGTAGGTGGGCCGGATGTATTCCTCCGGCACCTCGATGTTCGTCACGCGCAGGGTGGCCGCGTCCCATTCGATCGTGCCGCCCACGCGCACGGCCAGATTCCCCAGCAGCACCATCTCCGTCAACGGCCCCGCATAGTCCGGGAAGTTCGAACCCGCCTGCCCACCGTTTTTACAGGCTTCGATCCATTCCTGATATACCCCCGGCGAACGCGGGTAGCGCGGCGCCGGTGCCGAAGCGATCCATTCCTGATGCCGCGACTCGGGCACCAGGCGCGGATTTTCCCCATAGGTCCCTGCAATCAACACGCCCTCGTCGCCGATGAACATCTGCCCGCTGTCCATCGGCGGCCAGGGCCGATCCTTCTCCCACTGTGGGGGACGCGGCGGCGCCAGGTTGCCGTCGCGCCAGACCACCCGAAGCGCCGGCCGATTTCCCCGGGCCGCAAACTCGTAGGTTACGCGCGACACCAGCGGCGCCGTCTCCGGAAAAACCGGGGTCGTCTCGGCCGTCACCCGCACCGGATCGCGCAGGTCGAACGTCCAGAAGGCCGCATCCATGATGTGACAGCCCATGTCGCCCAGCGCCCCGGTGCCAAAGTCCCACCAGCCCCGCCACTTGAACGGCACGTAGGCCGGATGGTAGGGCCGCTCCGGCGCCGGACCCAGCCACAGATCCCAGGCCAGCGTCGGCGGCACGTGGTAGGCCTCCAGCGGCCGCTCAATCGCCTGCGGCCAGATCGGCCGGTTCGTCCAGAAATGAATCTCCCGCACCGTACCGATCGCACCCGCTTCGATCCATTCCCGGATCTGGCGCGTGCCTTCGCCCGCGTGCCCCTGGTTGCCCATCTGCGTCACCACCCCTTTTTCGCGCGCCGCCTCGGCCAGCCGCCGCGCCTCGTAGATCGTGCGCGTGAGCGGCTTTTCGCAGTAGACATGTTTGCCCATCTGAATGGCCATCATCGCCGCCACGGCGTGCGTGTGGTCGGGCGTCGAGATCACCACCGCATCGATTCGGTCGCCTTCGCGCTCCAGCATTACCCGGAAGTCCTTATAGCGCGGTACATTCGGAAAGGCCCGATAGGTCTCGGCCGCCCGCTCGTCGTCCACATCGCAGAAGGCCACCAGATTTTCCGAAGAGACGCCACGCACGTTCCAGGCGCCACGGCCCCCCACGCCGATGCAGGCAATGTTCAGTTTGTCGCTGGGCGGCACAAAGCCTCGTCCCAGTACGTGCCGGGGCACGATCGTGAAAGCGGCTCCGGCCGTGGCCATCGTACCCAGAAACCGACGTCGGGAAATTCGCCCTCCTGCCATGGTTCCTCTGGAATTACGTTTTCAGGTCTGTCGCATGTTTTCCGGATCCCAGCCGATCGCCCGATTTTCAAGGTAGCTGGTGTTCGAAAGGAGCGCCGGAGCGGCGGCCCGGAAGCCAAAGGTGCCGTCCTCGACCACCCGCCCGCGCGTGCGCACCGCTTCGAAGAAGTTGCGGAAGTGATCCAGCCGGTCGTCGTAGCCCGGCGGAGCCTGGTAGACCACTTCCTGCGTTTCCGAGACCTCACGCTGCGGCGGATTTTCGGCCCGGAACGCTTCGAGGATCTGTCGTTGCATGGCCTCCGGGAACGTCCGCAGCGAATTCCAGCCGAGCAGCTCCTGCTCGGTCAGCCGTCGCGGCGGAAGCTTCGAGAGCCGCACCTGTCCCCATCCGATCTCGATCATCCCCTCGTCGCCGATGAACCGAAACGCCTCGCCGCCACCTCCGCCGTTGGCAAAGTTCACCTTGAGCGAAAGCGTAAACGACGGGTGAGCCGCTGTGTCAGGGTATTCATACAGTCCGGCCATGACGTCGGGCACCTCCCGGCCGTCTTTCCAGAAGCGGAGCCCGCCCGAGGCGTAGATGCGCGTGGGACCGAGTGCGTCGAGGACAAAGTGGATGCCCGAAAACAGATGCACGAACAGATCCCCGGGGATGCCCGTGCCGTAGTCCCAGTAGTTGCGCCAGCGGAAAAAGCGCACGGGATCGAACGGCCGGTGTGGTGCCGGTCCCAGAAAACGCTCCCAGTCGA from Rhodothermus marinus carries:
- a CDS encoding Gfo/Idh/MocA family protein, translated to MAGGRISRRRFLGTMATAGAAFTIVPRHVLGRGFVPPSDKLNIACIGVGGRGAWNVRGVSSENLVAFCDVDDERAAETYRAFPNVPRYKDFRVMLEREGDRIDAVVISTPDHTHAVAAMMAIQMGKHVYCEKPLTRTIYEARRLAEAAREKGVVTQMGNQGHAGEGTRQIREWIEAGAIGTVREIHFWTNRPIWPQAIERPLEAYHVPPTLAWDLWLGPAPERPYHPAYVPFKWRGWWDFGTGALGDMGCHIMDAAFWTFDLRDPVRVTAETTPVFPETAPLVSRVTYEFAARGNRPALRVVWRDGNLAPPRPPQWEKDRPWPPMDSGQMFIGDEGVLIAGTYGENPRLVPESRHQEWIASAPAPRYPRSPGVYQEWIEACKNGGQAGSNFPDYAGPLTEMVLLGNLAVRVGGTIEWDAATLRVTNIEVPEEYIRPTYRSGWHL
- a CDS encoding Gfo/Idh/MocA family protein, with the protein product MATSRRDFLRRTGASLAGLALGPAVLTRPAHIVRLHPEPLRPVPPSDTIGLGMIGMGIMGFGNARTALQVPGVRLVAVADCYDGRLVRTKEVFGADVFTTRDYREVLARPDVDAVVISTPDHLHAQIAIEAMEAGKDVYLEKPMVQRVEDGLRVIEAERRTGRVLIVGSQRVSSILYAKARELYRSGAIGQLNMVEAYMNRNSATGAWQYTIPPDASPQTVDWERFLGPAPHRPFDPVRFFRWRNYWDYGTGIPGDLFVHLFSGIHFVLDALGPTRIYASGGLRFWKDGREVPDVMAGLYEYPDTAAHPSFTLSLKVNFANGGGGGEAFRFIGDEGMIEIGWGQVRLSKLPPRRLTEQELLGWNSLRTFPEAMQRQILEAFRAENPPQREVSETQEVVYQAPPGYDDRLDHFRNFFEAVRTRGRVVEDGTFGFRAAAPALLSNTSYLENRAIGWDPENMRQT